The following are encoded together in the Salvia hispanica cultivar TCC Black 2014 chromosome 6, UniMelb_Shisp_WGS_1.0, whole genome shotgun sequence genome:
- the LOC125193101 gene encoding beta-1,6-galactosyltransferase GALT31A-like isoform X1 yields the protein MGLMVVGSRAAPPHKAGIGGRWACLLCLASFCLGVAVVNRLWIVPDLVDLDKSAGKFGTHLATMDWKKLDASMAGDMLSHVSKTHDMLVTLNKTISSLEIKLATARAAKAAKADKRGAAPEAESSNDSSKKIFVMGIITAFSSRKRRDSIRQTWMPQGDGLKKLDKEKGIVIRFVIGHSAMPGGSVLDRAIDAEEAQHKDFLRLNHEEGYHELSSKTQNYFSTAVAMWNADFYVKVDDDVHVNLGVLSSLLSRHQSKARTYIGCMKSGPVLAQKGVKYHEPEHWKFGEEGNKYFRHATGQIYAISKDLATYISINRCLLHRYANEDVSLGSWLIGLDVEHIDDRSLCCGTPPADCEMKTQDGNPCAASFDWSCSGICNSSERMEQVHRCCGEAAVLRF from the exons ATGGGGTTGATGGTGGTGGGAAGCAGGGCGGCGCCGCCGCACAAGGCTGGCATTGGTGGAAGATGGGCTTGTTTGTTGTGCCTCGCCAGCTTTTGCTTGGGAGTTGCAGTCGTCAACAG gTTGTGGATTGTACCTGATTTAGTTGATCTGGACAAAAGTGCTGGGAAATTTGGTACTCATCTTGCTACTATGGATTGGAAAAAG TTGGATGCATCTATGGCTGGGGATATGCTTTCTCATGTTTCAAAAACTCACGATATGCTCGT GACATTAAACAAAACCATATCTTCACTAGAAATTAAACTTGCCACAGCAAGAGCTGCAAAGGCGGCTAAGGCTGACAAAAGAGGTGCAGCACCAGAAGCCGAATCATCAAATGACAGCTCGAAGAAAATCTTTGTTATGGGAATTATTACTGCATTCAGCAGCAGAAAGCGAAGGGATTCAATAAGGCAAACATGGATGCCTCAAG GTGATGGTCTGAAGAAACTTGATAAAGAGAAAGGCATAGTCATAAGATTTGTGATAGGGCACAG TGCAATGCCCGGTGGTAGTGTTTTGGATAGGGCTATTGATGCCGAAGAAGCACAGCACAAGGACTTCTTGAGACTG AATCATGAAGAAGGGTACCACGAACTGTCctcaaaaacacaaaattactTTTCGACAGCTGTGGCCATGTGGAATGCTGACTTCTACGTTAAAGTCGATGATGATGTCCATGTGAATCTTG gCGTTTTAAGTTCATTGTTGTCTCGCCATCAATCAAAAGCTCGTACATACATTGGTTGCATGAAGTCTGGTCCTGTTCTTGCACAGAA AGGAGTAAAATACCACGAACCAGAACACTGGAAATTTGGCGAAGAaggaaacaaatattttagaCACGCAACAGGGCAAATTTATGCGATCTCCAAAGATCTGGCTACCTACATATCTATTAACCG ATGCTTACTTCACAGATATGCAAATGAAGATGTGTCTCTTGGGTCTTGGCTTATTGGTTTGGATGTCGAGCACATTGATGATCGGAGCCTGTGCTGTGGGACACCCCCTG CAGACTGTGAGATGAAGACTCAGGATGGAAACCCTTGTGCTGCATCATTTGATTGGAGCTGCAGTGGAATATGCAACTCATCTGAAAGAATGGAACAAGTTCATCGGTGTTGCGGTGAGGCAGCAGTTTTGAGGTTTTGA
- the LOC125193101 gene encoding beta-1,6-galactosyltransferase GALT31A-like isoform X2, protein MGLMVVGSRAAPPHKAGIGGRWACLLCLASFCLGVAVVNRLWIVPDLVDLDKSAGKFGTHLATMDWKKLDASMAGDMLSHVSKTHDMLVTLNKTISSLEIKLATARAAKAAKADKRGAAPEAESSNDSSKKIFVMGIITAFSSRKRRDSIRQTWMPQGDGLKKLDKEKGIVIRFVIGHSAMPGGSVLDRAIDAEEAQHKDFLRLNHEEGYHELSSKTQNYFSTAVAMWNADFYVKVDDDVHVNLGVLSSLLSRHQSKARTYIGCMKSGPVLAQKGVKYHEPEHWKFGEEGNKYFRHATGQIYAISKDLATYISINRCLLHRYANEDVSLGSWLIGLDVEHIDDRSLCCGTPPDCEMKTQDGNPCAASFDWSCSGICNSSERMEQVHRCCGEAAVLRF, encoded by the exons ATGGGGTTGATGGTGGTGGGAAGCAGGGCGGCGCCGCCGCACAAGGCTGGCATTGGTGGAAGATGGGCTTGTTTGTTGTGCCTCGCCAGCTTTTGCTTGGGAGTTGCAGTCGTCAACAG gTTGTGGATTGTACCTGATTTAGTTGATCTGGACAAAAGTGCTGGGAAATTTGGTACTCATCTTGCTACTATGGATTGGAAAAAG TTGGATGCATCTATGGCTGGGGATATGCTTTCTCATGTTTCAAAAACTCACGATATGCTCGT GACATTAAACAAAACCATATCTTCACTAGAAATTAAACTTGCCACAGCAAGAGCTGCAAAGGCGGCTAAGGCTGACAAAAGAGGTGCAGCACCAGAAGCCGAATCATCAAATGACAGCTCGAAGAAAATCTTTGTTATGGGAATTATTACTGCATTCAGCAGCAGAAAGCGAAGGGATTCAATAAGGCAAACATGGATGCCTCAAG GTGATGGTCTGAAGAAACTTGATAAAGAGAAAGGCATAGTCATAAGATTTGTGATAGGGCACAG TGCAATGCCCGGTGGTAGTGTTTTGGATAGGGCTATTGATGCCGAAGAAGCACAGCACAAGGACTTCTTGAGACTG AATCATGAAGAAGGGTACCACGAACTGTCctcaaaaacacaaaattactTTTCGACAGCTGTGGCCATGTGGAATGCTGACTTCTACGTTAAAGTCGATGATGATGTCCATGTGAATCTTG gCGTTTTAAGTTCATTGTTGTCTCGCCATCAATCAAAAGCTCGTACATACATTGGTTGCATGAAGTCTGGTCCTGTTCTTGCACAGAA AGGAGTAAAATACCACGAACCAGAACACTGGAAATTTGGCGAAGAaggaaacaaatattttagaCACGCAACAGGGCAAATTTATGCGATCTCCAAAGATCTGGCTACCTACATATCTATTAACCG ATGCTTACTTCACAGATATGCAAATGAAGATGTGTCTCTTGGGTCTTGGCTTATTGGTTTGGATGTCGAGCACATTGATGATCGGAGCCTGTGCTGTGGGACACCCCCTG ACTGTGAGATGAAGACTCAGGATGGAAACCCTTGTGCTGCATCATTTGATTGGAGCTGCAGTGGAATATGCAACTCATCTGAAAGAATGGAACAAGTTCATCGGTGTTGCGGTGAGGCAGCAGTTTTGAGGTTTTGA
- the LOC125193101 gene encoding beta-1,6-galactosyltransferase GALT31A-like isoform X3: protein MRPNWWILRLWIVPDLVDLDKSAGKFGTHLATMDWKKLDASMAGDMLSHVSKTHDMLVTLNKTISSLEIKLATARAAKAAKADKRGAAPEAESSNDSSKKIFVMGIITAFSSRKRRDSIRQTWMPQGDGLKKLDKEKGIVIRFVIGHSAMPGGSVLDRAIDAEEAQHKDFLRLNHEEGYHELSSKTQNYFSTAVAMWNADFYVKVDDDVHVNLGVLSSLLSRHQSKARTYIGCMKSGPVLAQKGVKYHEPEHWKFGEEGNKYFRHATGQIYAISKDLATYISINRCLLHRYANEDVSLGSWLIGLDVEHIDDRSLCCGTPPADCEMKTQDGNPCAASFDWSCSGICNSSERMEQVHRCCGEAAVLRF, encoded by the exons ATGAGACCTAATTGGTGGATTTTGAG gTTGTGGATTGTACCTGATTTAGTTGATCTGGACAAAAGTGCTGGGAAATTTGGTACTCATCTTGCTACTATGGATTGGAAAAAG TTGGATGCATCTATGGCTGGGGATATGCTTTCTCATGTTTCAAAAACTCACGATATGCTCGT GACATTAAACAAAACCATATCTTCACTAGAAATTAAACTTGCCACAGCAAGAGCTGCAAAGGCGGCTAAGGCTGACAAAAGAGGTGCAGCACCAGAAGCCGAATCATCAAATGACAGCTCGAAGAAAATCTTTGTTATGGGAATTATTACTGCATTCAGCAGCAGAAAGCGAAGGGATTCAATAAGGCAAACATGGATGCCTCAAG GTGATGGTCTGAAGAAACTTGATAAAGAGAAAGGCATAGTCATAAGATTTGTGATAGGGCACAG TGCAATGCCCGGTGGTAGTGTTTTGGATAGGGCTATTGATGCCGAAGAAGCACAGCACAAGGACTTCTTGAGACTG AATCATGAAGAAGGGTACCACGAACTGTCctcaaaaacacaaaattactTTTCGACAGCTGTGGCCATGTGGAATGCTGACTTCTACGTTAAAGTCGATGATGATGTCCATGTGAATCTTG gCGTTTTAAGTTCATTGTTGTCTCGCCATCAATCAAAAGCTCGTACATACATTGGTTGCATGAAGTCTGGTCCTGTTCTTGCACAGAA AGGAGTAAAATACCACGAACCAGAACACTGGAAATTTGGCGAAGAaggaaacaaatattttagaCACGCAACAGGGCAAATTTATGCGATCTCCAAAGATCTGGCTACCTACATATCTATTAACCG ATGCTTACTTCACAGATATGCAAATGAAGATGTGTCTCTTGGGTCTTGGCTTATTGGTTTGGATGTCGAGCACATTGATGATCGGAGCCTGTGCTGTGGGACACCCCCTG CAGACTGTGAGATGAAGACTCAGGATGGAAACCCTTGTGCTGCATCATTTGATTGGAGCTGCAGTGGAATATGCAACTCATCTGAAAGAATGGAACAAGTTCATCGGTGTTGCGGTGAGGCAGCAGTTTTGAGGTTTTGA